A single region of the Brassica rapa cultivar Chiifu-401-42 chromosome A03, CAAS_Brap_v3.01, whole genome shotgun sequence genome encodes:
- the LOC103859140 gene encoding transcription factor MUTE, with amino-acid sequence MSHIAVERNRRRQMNEHLKSLRSLTPCFYIKRGDQASIIGGVVEFIKELQQLVQVLESKKRRKTLNRPSFPYDHQTLEPSILAAAATTTNTTTRVPFSRIENVMTTSTFKEVGACCNSPHANVEAKISGSNVVLRVVSRRIEGQLVRIISVLEKLSLQVLHLNISSMEETVLYFFVVKIGLECHLSLEDLTLEVQKSFVPEVIVPTN; translated from the exons ATGTCTCACATCGCTGTTGAGAGGAATCGAAGAAGGCAAATGAATGAGCATCTTAAATCCCTTCGTTCTTTGACTCCTTGTTTCTATATCAAAAGG GGAGATCAAGCTTCGATAATCGGAGGAGTGGTAGAGTTCATCAAAGAGCTTCAGCAACTGGTGCAAGTTCTCGAGTCTAAGAAACGTCGAAAGACACTAAAccggccttcttttccttacgATCACCAAACACTCGAGCCATCCATATTAGCCGCAgccgccaccaccaccaacaCAACCACTAGAGTGCCGTTTAGTCGAATCGAGAATGTAATGACCACAAGCACATTCAAGGAAGTGGGAGCATGTTGCAATTCCCCTCATGCTAACGTCGAAGCCAAGATCTCAGGCTCTAACGTTGTACTGAGAGTTGTCTCTAGGCGAATTGAGGGGCAGCTGGTGAGGATCATATCTGTCTTGGAGAAACTATCTCTTCAGGTTCTTCATCTCAACATTAGCAGCATGGAGGAGACTGTGTTGTACTTCTTTGTTGTTAAG ATAGGACTGGAGTGTCACTTAAGCTTGGAGGATCTAACCCTTGAGGTTCAGAAAAGCTTTGTGCCTGAAGTCATCGTTCCTACCAACTAA
- the LOC103859141 gene encoding heavy metal-associated isoprenylated plant protein 32, whose translation MSKEEFMNIQTCVLKVNIHCEGCKQKVKKILQKIEGVFTTKIDADQGKVTVSVSRSVDPSVLIEKLAKSGKHAEVWGAPKGNNNPNQSHDSHLVNQLKEMQIDNKKGSGGKNNNNDKCPKNVGSGGGSSNPHQIQKMKGLQDMKLPQQLKDLKGSFPENKNQNQPGAKFNVPEEEDDYFSDDDDEFTDAGDEDSDDDEFDDLPSPSNKMMMPNNQQMMMNANLGGGPTKNGGKGVYGGGKGEPNGGGGGKVDSGGAGNQNQGGGKNGGQNANGVHQQDGKNGGGPNVGKKLNGGGGGLPAGFIPMGGGVPPNISMPIGGLMGMGDPMGNIPAGLCPMGGAGPSNMTMPIGGLMGMGGLMGNIPAVHGLPATGASGIPPGYFQRAGPDPIQMQHQQQQQQYLAAVMNQQRAMENERFQPMMYARPPLAVNYMPPHIHLHQYPNPYDPYPYPPHGNDQYSHVSNEENTSSCDIM comes from the exons ATGAGTAAAGAAGAGTTCATGAACATCCAG ACTTGTGTTCTTAAAGTGAATATACACTGTGAAGGTTGTAAGCAAAAAGTCAAGAAAATCTTGCAGAAAATCGaag GTGTTTTCACGACCAAGATTGATGCAGACCAAGGGAAAGTGACTGTCTCTGTCTCCCGGAGCGTAGATCCTTCAGTTCTCATCGAGAAGCTCGCCAAATCTGGTAAACATGCTGAAGTCTGGGGAGCTCCAAAGGGCAACAACAATCCAAATCAGTCTCATGACTCTCACTTGGTGAATCAGTTAAAGGAAATGCAGATTGACAACAAAAAAGGCAGCGGTGGTAAGAACAATAACAACGATAAATGCCCGAAGAATGTTGGAAGTGGAGGTGGAAGTAGCAATCCACACCAGATACAGAAGATGAAAGGGCTTCAAGATATGAAGCTTCCTCAGCAGTTAAAGGATTTGAAGGGCTCTTTTCCTGAGAACAAGAACCAAAACCAGCCAGGAGCAAAGTTCAATGTTCCTGAGGAGGAGGATGATTATTTTAGTGATGACGATGACGAGTTTACTGATGCTGGTGACGAGGACTCTGATGACGATGAGTTTGATGATCTCCCTTCTCCGTCTAATAAGATGATGATGCCTAATAATCAACAGATGATGATGAACGCCAATCTTGGCGGTGGTCCCACCAAAAACGGCGGTAAGGGAGTTTACGGCGGTGGCAAAGGTGAACCTAACGGCGGTGGCGGTGGAAAAGTTGATTCTGGCGGCGCTGGGAATCAAAACCAAGGCGGAGGCAAGAACGGCGGCCAAAACGCCAATGGTGTACATCAACAAGATGGTAAAAATGGCGGTGGTCCAAACGTCGGAAAGAAGCTTAACGGCGGAGGTGGTGGACTTCCGGCCGGTTTTATTCCCATGGGAGGCGGAGTACCACCAAACATAAGCATGCCAATTGGTGGTCTAATGGGTATGGGTGATCCCATGGGAAATATTCCTGCCGGTTTATGTCCCATGGGAGGTGCAGGACCATCAAACATGACTATGCCAATAGGTGGTCTAATGGGTATGGGTGGTCTGATGGGGAATATTCCGGCGGTTCATGGATTACCGGCCACCGGTGCAAGCGGTATACCGCCAGGTTATTTCCAAAGGGCCGGGCCAGATCCAATTCAAATGcaacatcaacaacaacaacaacagtatTTAGCAGCGGTTATGAACCAGCAACGTGCTATGGAAAACGAACGGTTCCAACCAATGATGTACGCAAGGCCACCACTGGCAGTTAACTATATGCCACCGCACATACACCTACACCAATATCCAAATCCTTATGATCCATACCCGTATCCACCTCATGGGAATGATCAATACTCTCATGTCTCTAACGAGGAGAACACATCTAGCTGCGATATTATGTGA
- the LOC103859142 gene encoding uncharacterized protein LOC103859142 translates to MTEKGPILSPAPNQLLLQRSSPLLQWRFGALTALVFFLMLFVWSIDGFSIQTFAEPWRLSAYSIRVSFSPSPSPSPSPKPPLIEPQKPTTGPRNLNAKKKKTNLTSNPTRWIAAEWGKNYTANLIKNWLAPGVAPCSEAKTVEISLPGVDGIDTAELTAGEIHEFKFQALDESNNAVCVGGDYFETDLSGESWKSRPPVKDHGNGSYSMSLQVHPDFAGEFNLTVILLFRHYQGLKLSPARLGVDRKLRNVRLRFVKKPDVALPELRRCKRSDFTRDAWSGRWTRLGKNESCQISNDGRYRCLPADFPCGKPWCEGALGAIESNGWVYSSHCSFKMFSGDEAWDCLKNKWIFFWGDSNHVDSIRNMLNFVLGHPEIPAVPRRFDMKFSNPENESETVRITSIFNGHWNDTQNYQGLDSLKDQGFRELLKKYFSEDRVPDAMVVNSGLHDGIHWTSPRAFEKGAETAAAFWKGVFDSVKSRGLQPPEVVFRNTVATGGYARTLPFNPSKMEAFNGVFLEKMRDKGLVTSVVDNFDMTYPWHYDNRCNDGVHYGRAPAKMMWRDGEIGHQYFVDLMLVHVLLNALCVR, encoded by the coding sequence ATGACGGAGAAAGGACCGATTCTATCTCCGGCACCAAACCAGTTACTTCTCCAACGGTCGAGTCCTCTGCTCCAATGGCGTTTCGGTGCTCTTACAGCACTCGTCTTCTTCCTCATGTTATTCGTCTGGAGCATCGACGGTTTCTCTATACAAACATTCGCTGAGCCATGGAGGCTCAGTGCGTACTCCATCCGCGTCAGTTTCTCTCCGTCTCCTTCCCCTTCACCGTCACCAAAGCCTCCTCTTATAGAACCCCAAAAGCCCACGACAGGCCCACGAAATCTAAacgcgaagaagaagaagacgaaccTCACTTCAAACCCGACCCGGTGGATCGCCGCCGAGTGGGGGAAGAATTACACGGCGAATCTCATTAAAAACTGGCTGGCTCCGGGAGTTGCACCGTGCAGTGAGGCGAAGACCGTCGAGATTTCACTTCCCGGCGTCGACGGGATTGATACGGCGGAGCTAACCGCCGGGGAGATTCACGAATTCAAATTCCAAGCCTTGGACGAATCCAATAACGCTGTTTGCGTCGGCGGGGACTACTTCGAGACGGATTTATCCGGCGAGAGTTGGAAATCTCGGCCGCCGGTGAAAGATCACGGCAACGGAAGTTACTCGATGTCGTTGCAAGTTCATCCCGACTTCGCCGGAGAATTCAACCTCACCGTCATTTTACTCTTCCGTCATTACCAAGGCCTTAAGCTCAGCCCCGCACGTCTAGGCGTTGACCGGAAGCTCCGCAACGTCCGGTTACGCTTTGTCAAGAAGCCTGACGTTGCTTTGCCGGAGCTCCGGAGATGTAAAAGGTCCGACTTTACTAGAGATGCGTGGTCAGGACGATGGACAAGGCTTGGTAAGAACGAGAGTTGCCAGATCAGCAACGACGGACGTTACCGTTGCCTTCCCGCGGATTTCCCTTGTGGGAAACCGTGGTGCGAGGGAGCTCTTGGAGCTATTGAAAGCAATGGCTGGGTTTACTCCAGCCATTGCTCTTTCAAGATGTTCTCTGGAGATGAGGCGTGGGACTGCTTGAAGAACAAATGGATCTTCTTCTGGGGGGACTCGAACCACGTTGATTCGATCAGAAACATGCTGAACTTCGTGTTAGGTCATCCGGAGATCCCCGCTGTACCGAGGAGGTTCGACATGAAGTTCTCTAACCCGGAGAATGAATCAGAGACGGTTAGGATCACGAGTATCTTCAACGGCCATTGGAATGACACGCAGAACTATCAGGGCCTTGATTCGCTTAAAGACCAAGGGTTTAGAGAGTTGCTCAAGAAGTACTTCTCGGAAGACCGTGTTCCAGACGCTATGGTCGTGAACTCGGGTCTACACGACGGTATTCACTGGACCAGCCCTAGAGCCTTTGAGAAAGGTGCTGAAACCGCAGCTGCGTTTTGGAAGGGAGTTTTCGACAGTGTCAAAAGCAGGGGGCTGCAGCCGCCCGAAGTGGTTTTCAGGAACACGGTCGCTACGGGTGGTTACGCGAGAACGCTGCCGTTTAACCCGAGCAAAATGGAGGCGTTCAACGGAGTGTTTCTAGAGAAAATGAGGGATAAAGGATTGGTCACAAGCGTGGTGGATAACTTTGATATGACGTATCCTTGGCATTATGATAATAGGTGTAACGACGGGGTTCATTACGGAAGAGCTCCGGCGAAGATGATGTGGAGAGACGGTGAGATAGGACATCAGTACTTTGTGGATTTGATGCTTGTTCACGTGTTGCTGAATGCACTGTGTGTGAGGTAG